The Neptunomonas concharum genomic interval GTTGTTTGACTGCTCATCATGACTCCGGCGTAGATCGGTAACTTTGCTTGCGTTTTAATTGATAAGCCCTGACGGCTCTATTATGGTCTTTAAGTGATGCGGAAAACTGATGAGTGCCATCACCTTTCGCTACAAAATAGAGCCATTTACCCACCTCTGGATTTAATGCAGCCTGAATCGCTTCTGGTCCCACCATTGCAATCGGCGTAGGCGGTAGCCCCTCTATTGTATAGGTATTGTAAGGGGTCGGTGTTCGTAAATCCTTGCGTGTAATATTACCCTGATATTTATCCCCCATACCATAAATCACGGTAGGATCGGTTTGCAACTTCATACCGATATTTAAACGCTTTACAAACACACCAGCAATAACAGGTCTCTCTTCAGGTACGGCAGTCTCTTTCTCTACTATTGATGCCATAACCAAAGCGTCATAAGGAGTTGCGTAAGGTAGGTCTTTATTTCGCTTTTCCCATAAAGAACGCAACAAGTCCTGCTGAGCACGATAGCTACGCTTAAGAATATCTAGATCGCTTGTACCTCTTTCAGCACCATAGGTTTCTGCCAAAAACAGACCTTCAGGGTGAAGCTCTTTAGCACCAATCGCCTCCAGTATCTCCCTATCACTTTTATCACTCAGTTCGATCGCTAGGATATCAGAGTGTTTCTCAAGCGCTTGCCTGACCTGAGCAAAGGTACTGCCTTCGATAATTGTAAAATAATGCTGAACACTTTTGCCCGACACGAATAACATTAAAAGCGACTTAGGCGTCATATTCTCATCAATACGGTACTCACCTGCTTTCACTTGATGGCTAAGTTTCTCTAAGGTCGCAAAAATTTTAAAATAAAGCGGCTTAGTGATAATACCTTCACCTTCCAACTTCATTAGCAGTTGATTAAAAGAACTTCCTTTAGGCACGATAAATGAGGAAACAGGCTCTGAAAGTACTAGAGGGGATTTAATATAACGATTCATATCCTGCCACAGCCAATACGCAACGGTCATAGCCACCAGTAACAGAACAACAGATAATTTCAACAAAGCTTTCAAACGCAATATTCCTTTTCAAGCAACGACTGTAATGTTTGAGTGAGCCTTCCTACCGGCCATGTTGTGTTTCCCAAGCGAACGATAGGGCAGATGTTTATCACCGAGTTACATAGGAAAACTTCGGTAGACTGAAGTAGATCATCTAAACGATAACGCTCTTCACGGGTCTGAATACCCTCTTTCTGCGCGATTTTCAATACAGCCTGCCTTACAACACCGACTATGCCGCACCGGTCTAATAGCGGTGTGTGCAAAACACTATCACGAATAAAGAACAGATTGCTCATCGTACCTTCTACCAGAAAGCCCTCAGTGTCCATCATCAGCCCTTCAGCAATAAATGGATCATCCCACTCCCCTCGGGCTATAACCTGTTCCAGTCGATTAAGGTGCTTAATTCCAGCAAGTAAGGGGTTAATGGATAGAGGGGTCTTACATGTACGTACTGAAATTCCATGCCGTGATTGCTGAGACCAATCCGGTGCACTGCTTATTTGGCTAACAGTGGTAGTAGGATTATCAGGTGTAGGAAAGTAACCCCGAAGACCTTCTCCGCGCGTAACTATGACCTTAAACACCCCATGAGCATACTTAGCGTTATCGACAGTCGTCAGTAATACCTGAAAATCCGCTTCAATTCGTTGGCGCAAACCTTCAGTAGAGATTCCAAGGCGGATACACCCATGATGGAGCCGTTGTATATGATCATCCCATAACAGTGCTCTACCCTTTCGAATCTGAATAGTCTCAAACAAACCATCTCCGTAACTAAGACCACGGTCAGCGGCAGATACCGAGGAGGAAAATTGTCCATTGACTAATATTGCAGCAGAACGAATAGCGCCCATCCTATGAAATAGCGATAAGGGCCTTACGGCCCTTATCATCAGATTTTACGGAAAACCAGTGTGCCATTCGTACCACCAAACCCAAAAGAGTTAGAAGCGGTAGCCTCAATCTCACACGTTTGCGCTTGATGGGGGACGTAATTCAGGTCACACCCGTCAGATGGGTTGTCCAAATTAATCGTTGGAGGAGCTACCTGGTCTCGAATAGCTAGAATCGAGAAGATCGCTTCAACCGCCCCAGCAGCGCCTAATAGGTGTCCAATCATCGATTTGGTAGAGCTCATTCGAACATTCGCAACGGATGATCCAAAAACCAACTTCGCTGCATTCGTTTCAGCTAGGTCTCCAGCCGGAGTCGAGGTGCCGTGCGCATTGATATACTGCACCTGATCAGGATTCAGGCCCGCATCACGAATAGCATTCGCCATCGAGCTTGCTGCACCTTCGCCCGTTTCGGGAGGTGCTGTCATATGATGCGCATCATCGCTCATACCAAAACCTACCAATTCACAGTAAATCTGAGCGCCTCGTGCTTTGGCATGTTCATACTCTTCAATAACAACAACACCGGCACCATCACCTAGTACAAATCCATCACGATCTCTATCCCAAGGACGGCTGGCACGTTGTGGCTCATCGTTACGAGTCGAAAGCGCCCTCGCAGCACCAAAGCCCCCAACACCCAGCTCTGTCGTCGCCATCTCCGCACCACCGGCCAACATAACATCTGCATCACCATACTGAATCATACGCATTGCCGAACCAATATTGTGCGTACCCGTTGTACAAGCGGTAGTGATAGCGATATTTGGCCCTTTGAATCCATATTGAATTGCCAAGTTGCCCGATATCATATTGATGATACTACCAGGTACAAAGAAGGGGGATATACGTCGTGGGCTGCTGGTTTTCAGGGTATTGTAAGTGCTTTCGATTAGGCTTAAGCCGCCAATGCCAGAGCCAATAGCACAACCGATACGGCTTGCGTTTGCATCAGTCACCTCGATACCTGAATCCTTGATCGCTTGAGATGCAGCCGCCATACCATACTGGATAAAGAGATCCATTTTTCGGGCATCCTTCGGGCTCATATATTCCGAGACATCGAAGTTTTTAACCGAAGCAGAGAAACGTGTAGAAAACTGGGAAGCATCAAAATGCTCGATCGCTGCAGCGCCACTTTTTCCAGCGAGAATACTCTCCCAAGTACCCGTAACAGTGTTACCTACCGGTGTCAACATACCTAATCCGGTAACTACCACCCTTCTTCGAGACATAACGTCACTCCAGTCTAAAATCTATAGAAATAGAAAAGCCGCACTCTACGGAATAGATGCGGCTTTTCGGTCAAACCTTGATCTCAATGACGAGTCGATTACTGATGAGCGTTTACGTAATCGATTGCTAGCTGAACAGTTGTGATCTTTTCAGCTTCTTCATCAGGAATCTCAGTTTCGAACTCTTCTTCCAGAGCCATAACCAACTCAACGGTATCCAGAGAATCAGCACCTAAGTCTTCAACAAAAGAAGCTTCGTTAGTTACTTCTTCTTCTTTAACACCCAGCTGTTCCGCGATGATCTTCTTAACGCGCTCTTCAATATTGCTCATAACTCTTCCTATCTTTTTATCAACCCTTCACACCGAAGGTACGAAATCGTGATTTTATTAGAACCAACCCTGCCTTAGCAAGGAGGTGTGTTTAAATTCATATCAGCTGACGGCCAATTATCAACAAATCGCCGAAAAAAACAATTCTTTCAGTCAAATACTCTGATTTAACTCATGTACATGCCGCCATTCACCTGAATAGACTCACCGGTAACATACGCCCCACCTTCGCTGGCAAGAAATCCGATGACCGATGCAACCTCTTCTGGACGTCCCAGACGATTCATAGGAATCTGTGATTGCAGAGCCGCTTTGTGCTCCTCTGGAAGGCCACTGGTCATATCTGTATCAATAAATCCAGGTGCCACACAATTCACTGTAATATTACGCGAACCGATTTCCCTTGCTAAAGCGCGAGTGAAACCTTCCATTCCTGATTTTGCAGCAGCATAGTTAGCTTGACCGGCATTACCCATAGAAGCCACGACAGAGCTGACACTGATGATACGCCCCCAGCGCGCTTTTGTCATACCACGCAAGCAAGCTTTTACGACCCTATAGACAGAAGTCAAATTAGTGTTAAGAACAGAATCCCATTCATCATCTTTCATGCGCATCATGATGTTATCACGCGTGATGCCTGCATTATTGACGAGAATCGCAACAGGTCCAAACGTTTCCTGTATGGATTTAACGACAGATTCCACCGACTCTGCGCAAGAAACATCTAACGTCAGTCCACGCCCTTGAATGCCTGCTTCAGCAAGGTAGTCACTAATAGACTGTGCCCCTGTATCACTGGTTGCCGTGCCTACCACGACTGCACCTTGACGACCCAACTCAAGCGCAATCGCCTTACCAATACCACGTGTCGCACCTGTTACCAGCGCAACTTTACCCTCAATACTCATCGTGTATTCCTTCTCAAAGTGTCAAAGCAGCGTCGAGACCCGCTGGTTCATTAATAGCCTGCACCACTAATGCTTTATGAATTTTCTTATTTAAGCCAGATAGCACTTTACCCGGACCGCACTCCAGAGTGATATCAACACCCTGATCTACCATGGACTGTACACTGTTC includes:
- the acpP gene encoding acyl carrier protein; this translates as MSNIEERVKKIIAEQLGVKEEEVTNEASFVEDLGADSLDTVELVMALEEEFETEIPDEEAEKITTVQLAIDYVNAHQ
- the fabG gene encoding 3-oxoacyl-ACP reductase FabG, which translates into the protein MSIEGKVALVTGATRGIGKAIALELGRQGAVVVGTATSDTGAQSISDYLAEAGIQGRGLTLDVSCAESVESVVKSIQETFGPVAILVNNAGITRDNIMMRMKDDEWDSVLNTNLTSVYRVVKACLRGMTKARWGRIISVSSVVASMGNAGQANYAAAKSGMEGFTRALAREIGSRNITVNCVAPGFIDTDMTSGLPEEHKAALQSQIPMNRLGRPEEVASVIGFLASEGGAYVTGESIQVNGGMYMS
- the fabF gene encoding beta-ketoacyl-ACP synthase II, whose amino-acid sequence is MSRRRVVVTGLGMLTPVGNTVTGTWESILAGKSGAAAIEHFDASQFSTRFSASVKNFDVSEYMSPKDARKMDLFIQYGMAAASQAIKDSGIEVTDANASRIGCAIGSGIGGLSLIESTYNTLKTSSPRRISPFFVPGSIINMISGNLAIQYGFKGPNIAITTACTTGTHNIGSAMRMIQYGDADVMLAGGAEMATTELGVGGFGAARALSTRNDEPQRASRPWDRDRDGFVLGDGAGVVVIEEYEHAKARGAQIYCELVGFGMSDDAHHMTAPPETGEGAASSMANAIRDAGLNPDQVQYINAHGTSTPAGDLAETNAAKLVFGSSVANVRMSSTKSMIGHLLGAAGAVEAIFSILAIRDQVAPPTINLDNPSDGCDLNYVPHQAQTCEIEATASNSFGFGGTNGTLVFRKI
- the mltG gene encoding endolytic transglycosylase MltG; this encodes MKALLKLSVVLLLVAMTVAYWLWQDMNRYIKSPLVLSEPVSSFIVPKGSSFNQLLMKLEGEGIITKPLYFKIFATLEKLSHQVKAGEYRIDENMTPKSLLMLFVSGKSVQHYFTIIEGSTFAQVRQALEKHSDILAIELSDKSDREILEAIGAKELHPEGLFLAETYGAERGTSDLDILKRSYRAQQDLLRSLWEKRNKDLPYATPYDALVMASIVEKETAVPEERPVIAGVFVKRLNIGMKLQTDPTVIYGMGDKYQGNITRKDLRTPTPYNTYTIEGLPPTPIAMVGPEAIQAALNPEVGKWLYFVAKGDGTHQFSASLKDHNRAVRAYQLKRKQSYRSTPES
- the pabC gene encoding aminodeoxychorismate lyase — its product is MIRAVRPLSLFHRMGAIRSAAILVNGQFSSSVSAADRGLSYGDGLFETIQIRKGRALLWDDHIQRLHHGCIRLGISTEGLRQRIEADFQVLLTTVDNAKYAHGVFKVIVTRGEGLRGYFPTPDNPTTTVSQISSAPDWSQQSRHGISVRTCKTPLSINPLLAGIKHLNRLEQVIARGEWDDPFIAEGLMMDTEGFLVEGTMSNLFFIRDSVLHTPLLDRCGIVGVVRQAVLKIAQKEGIQTREERYRLDDLLQSTEVFLCNSVINICPIVRLGNTTWPVGRLTQTLQSLLEKEYCV